The Paracoccus sp. MBLB3053 genome contains the following window.
CGCTCGCCCCGGTGCATTGGGGAATACCCCCGGCGCTTGCGGTGGTCCTGGGCGCGCTCGTTTCGGGCATTCTGGCCTATCTTGTCGGGCGTCCGATCCTGCGGCTAAAGGGCTATTACCTTGGTGTTGCCTCTCTGGGCTTCGGCATTCTCGTCGCGATGGTTCTGAACAATGAACGCCAACTGACCAAGGGACCGGACGGAATTGAGGTTCCGGATCTTGGTCTGCGCGGCTTGCTCAAGGACTGGGGACTGAACCTGTCGAACGGCGAATTCTGGTATGCCTTCACCGGAATCTGCTTGCTGATCGGCGCCTGGATCGCGCTGAACCTCTTCAACAGCCCGAGCGGACGCGCCTTGCGCGCCCTGCACGGCTCCGAGATCGCCGCCGGAACCGTCGGCATCGACGTCGCGCGCGTCAAGCTGCAGGCCTTCGTCATCTCGGCGGTCTATGCCTCGGTCGCGGGCTCGCTGACCGCGTTGCAGAACAAGTTCGTGACGCCCGACATCGCGGGCTTCATGCATTCGGTCGAGATGGTCACCATGGCCGTGCTGGGCGGCGTCGGCTCGGTGCCGGGCGCGATACTCGGCGCGGGGATCCTGACGCTGCTGCCGCAGGTGCTGACGGTCTTTGCCGAATATGAGCAGCTGATCCTTGGCCTCGTCATGATGCTGGTGATGATCTTCCTGCGCGAGGGGCTGGTGCCCTCGATCCTGCGCAAGATCCGGGGGAGGGGCGAATGAGCCTGTTGCAGATCGAGCGTCTCGGCATCGCCTTTGGCGGGCTGCGCGCCGTCCATGATGTCAGCT
Protein-coding sequences here:
- a CDS encoding branched-chain amino acid ABC transporter permease — protein: MRISSKHLTLLVLAALIAVAPLFFPSGYYFRVGALIFVNALAVTGIVILTGYAGQISLGHAGFAGIGGYACALAPVHWGIPPALAVVLGALVSGILAYLVGRPILRLKGYYLGVASLGFGILVAMVLNNERQLTKGPDGIEVPDLGLRGLLKDWGLNLSNGEFWYAFTGICLLIGAWIALNLFNSPSGRALRALHGSEIAAGTVGIDVARVKLQAFVISAVYASVAGSLTALQNKFVTPDIAGFMHSVEMVTMAVLGGVGSVPGAILGAGILTLLPQVLTVFAEYEQLILGLVMMLVMIFLREGLVPSILRKIRGRGE